The Clostridioides difficile genome has a segment encoding these proteins:
- a CDS encoding DUF1653 domain-containing protein has product MDKQKNSLNINQRKLKYPCIYKHFKGKYYATMGLSKAIDSNDIEKICETYNEKSSTKNKIKYKLDAKHTELDENIFIYRDLNGNFYHQKEKDNKNLVLYKTLYDDTGVFARPLDMFLSKVDRDRYFNPIQEYRFEEFYK; this is encoded by the coding sequence ATGGATAAGCAAAAAAATAGTCTGAACATTAATCAAAGAAAATTAAAATATCCTTGTATCTACAAGCATTTTAAAGGAAAATATTATGCTACAATGGGATTGAGTAAAGCTATTGATAGTAATGATATAGAAAAAATCTGTGAAACATACAATGAAAAAAGTTCAACTAAAAATAAAATTAAATATAAGCTAGATGCTAAGCATACTGAGTTAGATGAAAATATTTTTATATATAGAGATTTAAATGGAAATTTTTATCATCAAAAAGAAAAAGACAATAAAAATTTGGTTTTATATAAAACTTTATATGATGATACAGGTGTATTTGCAAGACCACTAGATATGTTTTTATCAAAAGTAGATAGAGATAGATATTTTAATCCGATTCAAGAATATAGATTCGAGGAATTTTATAAATAA
- a CDS encoding 4-hydroxy-3-methylbut-2-enyl diphosphate reductase, protein MNVKIAKNAGFCFGVKRAMKMAWDEVEKNDSGIYALGPLIHNKQAVARYEQKGLKTVDEIDIIPDYENMIIRSHGVPEKVYKEAKNKKLKIVDTTCPFVKKIHTVVSEYHNKGYEIIVIGDMKHPEVIGINGWCENSAIIIKAVEQMENMEFDNSKQYCVVAQTTINPDLYSNIVDKLSDKLEHIVFNDTICSATKTRQEAAKELAREVDCMIVIGGKHSSNTQKLVKVCEDLVPTFAIETKDELDVNMLKKYKDLGVTAGASTPDWIIEEVITFIENL, encoded by the coding sequence GTGAATGTCAAAATAGCCAAAAATGCAGGATTTTGCTTTGGAGTAAAGAGAGCAATGAAAATGGCCTGGGATGAAGTAGAGAAAAATGATTCTGGAATATATGCTTTAGGTCCTCTTATTCATAACAAGCAAGCAGTAGCAAGATATGAGCAAAAAGGTCTTAAAACTGTAGATGAAATTGATATAATACCAGATTATGAAAATATGATAATAAGATCTCATGGAGTTCCTGAGAAAGTATATAAAGAAGCTAAAAATAAAAAACTTAAAATTGTAGATACTACATGCCCATTTGTAAAGAAAATACATACAGTAGTGAGTGAGTATCATAATAAGGGTTATGAAATAATAGTTATTGGAGATATGAAGCATCCAGAGGTGATAGGTATAAATGGGTGGTGCGAAAACTCAGCAATAATAATAAAAGCTGTAGAGCAGATGGAGAATATGGAATTTGACAATTCAAAACAATATTGTGTTGTTGCACAGACAACAATAAATCCAGATTTATATTCAAATATAGTTGACAAATTATCTGATAAACTAGAACATATAGTATTTAATGATACAATCTGTTCAGCTACAAAAACTAGACAAGAAGCGGCTAAAGAATTAGCAAGAGAAGTTGATTGTATGATAGTTATAGGTGGAAAACACAGTTCTAATACTCAAAAACTAGTAAAAGTTTGTGAAGATTTAGTTCCCACTTTTGCAATAGAAACTAAAGACGAATTGGATGTAAATATGCTTAAAAAGTATAAAGATTTAGGTGTAACAGCAGGAGCATCTACACCAGATTGGATAATAGAGGAAGTAATAACATTTATTGAAAATTTATAA
- a CDS encoding NAD(P)/FAD-dependent oxidoreductase yields MSKVIVVGGGPSGMMAALSASKNNNEVILIERNVELGRKLRATGGGRCNFTNSREIEDFFDKVVNNKKFLYSSFYTFTNKNLISYFESKNLEYKIEEENDHKVYTKSDKSIEVIEVLNKDLINHNVKIMYNKKVVDIITEEITEQEDYSKNKSNYSIKGVILDNGDKILGDKVIMSTGGVSYSKTGSDGSMYKVLQNYGHTLNKLYPALAPLTIEEKWIKALQGISMRNVEISCKIKKKKILKSGDMLFAHFGITGPCVLIMSSYINKIIEKDKVELNIDFLPNLDVNEISNIIREFPNKNILNNLKQILPQNFLKEIFSILSLSDKKANDLSKADEIKIIEYIKNMKLTCNGTTGINTGMVTSGGISVKEINSSTMESKLIKDLFFTGEVIDVDAETGGYNLQIAFSTGYLAGTSV; encoded by the coding sequence ATGAGTAAAGTTATAGTAGTTGGAGGAGGACCATCTGGAATGATGGCAGCTTTGTCAGCTTCGAAAAACAATAATGAAGTAATATTGATTGAAAGAAATGTAGAGTTAGGGAGAAAGTTAAGAGCAACTGGTGGAGGTAGATGTAACTTTACCAACAGTAGAGAGATAGAAGATTTTTTTGATAAAGTTGTGAACAATAAAAAATTTCTATATAGTAGCTTTTATACATTTACAAATAAAAATCTTATATCGTATTTTGAAAGTAAAAATTTAGAGTATAAGATTGAAGAAGAAAATGATCATAAGGTTTATACTAAGAGTGATAAATCAATAGAAGTAATAGAAGTATTAAATAAGGACTTAATTAATCATAATGTAAAGATAATGTATAATAAAAAAGTCGTGGATATTATAACTGAAGAAATTACTGAACAAGAGGACTATAGCAAGAATAAATCAAATTATTCAATAAAGGGTGTCATTTTAGATAATGGAGATAAGATATTAGGTGATAAAGTTATTATGTCAACTGGGGGAGTTAGTTATTCAAAAACAGGTTCCGATGGTTCTATGTATAAAGTTCTTCAAAATTATGGACATACATTAAATAAACTATATCCTGCTTTAGCGCCACTTACAATAGAAGAAAAATGGATTAAAGCTTTGCAAGGAATATCTATGAGAAATGTAGAAATATCTTGTAAGATTAAGAAAAAGAAAATATTAAAATCAGGAGACATGTTATTTGCACATTTTGGGATAACAGGCCCTTGCGTACTTATAATGTCTTCTTATATCAACAAGATTATTGAAAAAGATAAGGTAGAATTAAATATAGATTTTTTACCAAACTTAGATGTCAATGAAATTTCTAATATAATTAGAGAATTTCCAAATAAAAATATCTTAAATAATCTTAAACAGATATTACCTCAAAACTTTTTAAAAGAAATTTTTTCTATATTATCATTAAGTGATAAAAAAGCAAATGATTTATCTAAGGCTGATGAAATTAAAATTATTGAGTATATAAAAAATATGAAACTAACTTGTAATGGAACTACAGGTATAAACACTGGGATGGTTACTTCTGGTGGTATTTCAGTTAAAGAAATTAATTCTTCTACAATGGAATCTAAGTTAATAAAGGATTTATTTTTTACAGGAGAGGTAATAGATGTAGATGCAGAAACAGGTGGATATAATTTACAAATAGCTTTTTCAACTGGATATCTTGCAGGGACTAGTGTATAG
- a CDS encoding DUF2798 domain-containing protein, which produces MPQNKKESLIFTVLMCAFMVFFMSVYNISLHEGLSSETVKNAWMSFPLAYVVGMIFDWFIVSKIAKKIAFCIVNPESRQIAKAIVISSCMVCGMVICMSLFGAIESVGFSSTILFVWIVNIFNNFIIALPLQLLIAGPLVRFVFRRLFPEGTIVDCL; this is translated from the coding sequence ATGCCACAAAACAAAAAAGAAAGTTTGATATTCACAGTACTTATGTGTGCTTTTATGGTATTTTTTATGAGTGTCTATAATATCTCTTTGCATGAAGGTCTTTCATCAGAAACTGTAAAAAATGCTTGGATGAGTTTTCCACTAGCCTATGTAGTAGGTATGATTTTTGATTGGTTTATTGTTTCTAAAATTGCTAAAAAAATTGCATTTTGTATTGTAAATCCAGAAAGTAGACAAATTGCAAAAGCCATTGTTATATCAAGTTGTATGGTATGTGGAATGGTTATATGTATGTCTTTATTTGGAGCCATTGAATCAGTTGGTTTCTCTAGCACAATCTTATTTGTATGGATTGTCAATATATTCAACAACTTTATTATTGCATTGCCATTACAACTACTAATTGCAGGCCCTTTAGTGAGATTTGTTTTTAGAAGATTATTTCCTGAAGGAACAATTGTAGATTGTTTATAA
- a CDS encoding 1-acyl-sn-glycerol-3-phosphate acyltransferase, whose amino-acid sequence MNFYRFAINIFRCFSKVFFKYEVIGAENIPDRGNIVVASNHKSNLDPVFLAAAIKNREIAAIAKQELFKVKPLGFILRKLHVMPINREKPDVSTIKTILRSIRDGYVLGIFPEGTRIKGDNFGKAKAGLSLFTIKSKSKVVPVSIISKYKPFSKVIVYFGEPISFEEHFKEKLSNDDHERMSQEVLEVIKQNYFKYSK is encoded by the coding sequence GTGAATTTTTATAGATTTGCAATAAATATTTTTAGATGTTTTTCTAAAGTGTTTTTTAAATATGAAGTTATAGGTGCTGAAAATATACCAGATAGAGGAAATATAGTGGTTGCTTCAAATCATAAGTCAAATCTTGACCCTGTATTTTTAGCTGCAGCTATAAAGAATAGAGAGATAGCAGCTATTGCAAAACAAGAGTTATTCAAAGTGAAACCATTAGGATTTATATTAAGAAAATTGCATGTTATGCCTATAAATAGAGAAAAGCCAGATGTATCCACTATAAAAACTATTCTAAGGTCAATTAGAGATGGTTATGTATTGGGAATATTTCCAGAAGGAACAAGAATTAAAGGAGATAACTTTGGAAAAGCTAAGGCAGGTCTTTCTCTATTTACAATAAAGAGTAAATCTAAGGTTGTACCAGTGTCAATAATATCTAAGTATAAACCTTTTAGTAAGGTAATTGTGTATTTTGGAGAGCCAATATCGTTTGAAGAACATTTTAAAGAAAAGTTAAGTAATGATGACCATGAAAGAATGTCACAAGAAGTTTTAGAAGTAATAAAACAAAATTACTTTAAATATTCAAAATAA
- a CDS encoding putative manganese transporter → MEMLISASEEAFLHVGSMIGFFILLFGYINYKTSGNFTNIISENRKYQPLIGALIGAIPGCGGSLAIMPLYISGKLSFGAIIASLIASMGDAAFILISSNIKMYFFVTLVSTITGIITGQLVDYFKLEEKLKLNKYRKSDKNNIDKNDHKGNEESHNHDGIILDNLAESHGNTNRFAFIITHGKGYKIYIGIVLIGFIFMSLAHSGLNLPIIEKLHSLEEAIAVIGILFSIVYMWCFKKVFKNSNQKEEENKKISLREMLIHSVGEISFVITWIFIAYLIYDLIILVLGGDEYLVNLVLSTGVISVFIGAGLGLIPGCGIQIVLMSFYLKGTIPLGAVIANSISQDGDALFPLLAMDKKSSLWAMIITTIPAIIVGMIVYAFLG, encoded by the coding sequence ATGGAAATGTTAATATCTGCTTCTGAAGAAGCATTTTTACATGTGGGTTCTATGATTGGATTTTTTATTTTGCTATTTGGATATATAAACTATAAAACTAGTGGTAATTTTACTAATATTATATCAGAAAATAGAAAATATCAACCTTTAATAGGAGCTTTGATAGGAGCCATACCAGGTTGTGGTGGGAGTTTGGCAATCATGCCATTATATATAAGTGGAAAATTAAGTTTTGGAGCAATTATTGCAAGTTTAATAGCAAGTATGGGAGATGCTGCATTTATACTTATTTCATCAAATATTAAAATGTACTTTTTTGTAACTTTAGTTAGTACAATTACAGGAATAATAACTGGACAACTAGTGGATTATTTTAAATTAGAAGAAAAATTGAAATTAAATAAATATAGAAAATCAGACAAAAATAATATAGATAAAAATGACCATAAAGGAAATGAAGAATCGCATAATCATGATGGTATAATCTTGGATAATTTAGCTGAATCTCATGGAAATACAAATAGATTTGCATTTATAATAACACATGGTAAAGGGTATAAAATTTATATAGGAATTGTATTAATAGGTTTTATATTTATGTCTCTTGCTCATTCTGGACTAAATCTTCCTATTATTGAAAAATTACATTCACTAGAAGAGGCAATAGCAGTTATAGGAATACTATTCTCCATAGTTTATATGTGGTGCTTTAAAAAAGTATTTAAAAATTCTAATCAAAAAGAGGAAGAAAATAAGAAAATTTCTCTGAGAGAAATGCTTATACATTCTGTAGGTGAAATTTCATTTGTTATTACATGGATTTTTATTGCATATCTTATTTACGATTTGATAATATTAGTTTTAGGTGGAGATGAATACTTAGTTAATTTAGTTTTATCAACAGGTGTAATTAGTGTATTTATAGGTGCAGGCCTTGGGCTTATTCCAGGGTGTGGTATACAAATTGTACTTATGTCATTTTACTTGAAAGGTACTATACCACTTGGCGCAGTAATAGCGAATTCCATATCTCAAGATGGAGATGCACTTTTTCCACTTTTAGCAATGGACAAAAAATCTTCCTTATGGGCTATGATTATTACTACTATACCAGCTATAATCGTAGGAATGATAGTTTATGCATTTTTAGGTTAA
- the yaaA gene encoding peroxide stress protein YaaA: protein MIIMLSPAKNMKHVQELDRDLSLPCFIDNTKEISKNIKNFSIEDFRNKMKINEKLAALNKSRFDKLKFDSLGTPAILTYDGIQYKNIEAENFTKKDEEFANSCIRIISGLYGVLKPYDSIYEYRLEMQTKLKIREFKNLYEYWGDSIYKEISKENTAIVNLASSEYSKTVEKFINDNDTYVTCTFKINKNNMLKVESTQAKRARGMMVKYIVKNKIEDISDLKKFNLEGYKYQEILSSNNEYVFVKE from the coding sequence ATGATTATAATGTTATCACCAGCTAAAAATATGAAGCATGTACAAGAACTTGATAGAGATTTAAGTTTACCTTGTTTTATAGATAATACAAAAGAAATATCAAAGAATATAAAAAACTTTAGTATAGAAGATTTTAGAAATAAAATGAAAATCAACGAAAAATTAGCTGCCTTAAATAAGAGTAGATTTGATAAATTAAAATTTGACAGTTTAGGTACTCCTGCAATTTTAACTTATGATGGAATACAATATAAAAATATAGAAGCAGAGAATTTTACAAAGAAAGATGAGGAATTTGCAAATAGTTGTATTCGAATCATAAGCGGATTGTATGGGGTCCTAAAACCCTATGATAGCATATATGAGTACAGATTAGAAATGCAGACAAAGTTAAAGATAAGAGAATTTAAAAATTTATATGAATATTGGGGAGACAGTATATATAAAGAAATAAGTAAAGAAAATACAGCTATTGTCAATCTTGCATCAAGTGAATATAGTAAAACTGTAGAAAAATTTATCAATGATAATGATACATATGTAACATGTACTTTTAAAATAAATAAAAATAATATGCTAAAAGTAGAATCTACACAAGCAAAGAGAGCTAGAGGAATGATGGTAAAATATATTGTTAAAAATAAAATAGAAGATATTAGCGATTTAAAAAAGTTTAACTTAGAAGGATATAAATATCAAGAAATTTTATCTAGTAATAATGAGTATGTGTTTGTAAAAGAGTAG
- a CDS encoding histidine kinase: MLDTFITIVSSIIEIWACKKVFDYTSKVRTNLIKLNISFLFSIFIIICSFYINVGANDRIWICILITFIFYKSNYKVNIYKCLVILFFYWMVLIGINALSMLLVVSMNNLDNMNILLSGNLYRYEAIFFGKLILIILLYIYKISFTNFKISKKELYICVPMIANLLSFFILYDYIINLIKISPERRVVFSVIVLLLILSNISIFALIRIILKIKDKKDNIIN, from the coding sequence ATGTTAGACACGTTTATAACAATTGTTTCTTCTATTATAGAGATATGGGCATGCAAAAAAGTATTTGATTATACAAGTAAAGTAAGAACTAATTTAATAAAATTAAATATATCTTTCTTGTTTTCTATTTTTATCATTATTTGCTCTTTTTATATAAATGTGGGAGCTAATGATAGAATATGGATATGCATTCTTATAACATTTATTTTTTATAAGTCAAATTATAAGGTCAATATATATAAATGTTTAGTGATTTTGTTTTTTTATTGGATGGTGTTAATAGGTATAAATGCATTGAGTATGCTATTAGTAGTTTCAATGAACAATTTAGATAATATGAATATTTTACTTAGTGGAAATTTATACAGATATGAAGCCATCTTTTTTGGAAAATTGATTTTAATTATATTATTGTACATATATAAAATTTCTTTTACTAATTTTAAAATTAGCAAAAAAGAATTGTATATATGTGTTCCAATGATAGCAAATTTATTATCATTTTTTATACTTTACGACTATATTATTAATCTCATAAAAATTTCTCCTGAAAGGAGAGTTGTTTTTTCAGTAATAGTTTTGCTATTGATATTGTCCAATATTTCAATATTTGCATTAATACGTATAATACTTAAAATTAAAGATAAAAAAGATAATATAATTAATTAA
- a CDS encoding histidine phosphatase family protein — MGNTFYIVRHGQTDWNLLGKTQGHGNSDLTPQGIEQARELSEDMGKYSIDYIFSSDLGRAMQTAQILGDKLNIEVQKTEALREMGFGVWEGLLIKEIQKDYSDIYSTWRNEPHLVNIPEGETLKIIKERVDAFIKELNEKYNDKNIVLVTHSITLRVMLLSFLESGMENIYRIKQDNTALNIVEFKDYGPVVIKMNDTSHIKNHVKINNSALE; from the coding sequence ATGGGAAATACTTTTTATATAGTAAGACATGGACAAACAGATTGGAACTTATTAGGAAAAACACAAGGTCATGGTAATTCTGACCTTACACCACAAGGTATAGAACAAGCAAGAGAACTTTCTGAAGATATGGGTAAGTATTCAATTGATTATATTTTTAGTAGTGATTTAGGGAGAGCAATGCAAACAGCCCAAATTTTAGGTGATAAACTCAATATTGAAGTCCAAAAAACTGAAGCACTTAGAGAAATGGGATTTGGAGTTTGGGAAGGTCTTTTAATAAAAGAAATTCAAAAAGACTATTCAGATATATATTCAACATGGAGAAATGAGCCACATTTAGTAAATATACCAGAAGGAGAAACTCTTAAAATTATAAAAGAAAGAGTAGATGCTTTTATAAAGGAATTAAATGAAAAATACAATGATAAAAATATAGTTCTTGTCACACATTCAATTACATTAAGGGTTATGTTGCTATCATTTTTAGAGTCAGGAATGGAAAATATATACAGAATTAAGCAAGATAACACCGCTTTAAATATAGTAGAATTTAAAGATTATGGTCCAGTAGTAATAAAGATGAATGATACAAGTCATATAAAAAATCATGTAAAAATAAATAATTCTGCACTTGAGTAA
- the cmk gene encoding (d)CMP kinase, with the protein MGNLVIAVDGPAGAGKSTIAKIVAEKLNINYIDTGAMYRAVTYKCLKNNIDVNNEKEVIKIAKNSDIDFKNNSIYLDQNIINDEIRTIEVSNNVSNVAKIKEVRKLMVEVQRKIGTKSSVILDGRDIGSYVFPNADYKFFLVATPEERGSRRYKELCNKGYNTTLKEVIEDIEKRDEIDSNREFAPLVKADDALEIDTTGKTIEQVVQEVVSKISF; encoded by the coding sequence ATGGGTAATTTGGTTATAGCTGTGGATGGACCAGCAGGGGCTGGTAAAAGTACAATAGCTAAGATAGTAGCAGAAAAACTAAATATAAATTATATAGATACAGGTGCTATGTATAGAGCTGTTACTTATAAGTGTTTAAAAAATAATATTGATGTCAATAATGAAAAAGAAGTTATCAAAATAGCTAAAAATTCAGATATAGATTTTAAAAATAACAGTATATACTTAGACCAAAACATTATAAATGATGAGATAAGAACAATAGAAGTAAGCAATAATGTTTCTAATGTAGCTAAGATAAAAGAAGTAAGAAAGTTGATGGTTGAAGTTCAACGAAAAATTGGAACAAAAAGTTCAGTAATATTAGATGGTAGAGATATAGGTTCATATGTTTTTCCAAATGCAGATTATAAATTCTTTTTAGTAGCTACACCAGAAGAAAGAGGAAGTAGACGCTATAAAGAACTTTGTAATAAAGGATATAATACTACTTTAAAAGAAGTAATTGAAGATATAGAAAAAAGAGATGAAATTGATTCAAATAGAGAATTTGCACCATTAGTAAAAGCTGATGATGCATTAGAAATAGATACTACAGGAAAGACTATAGAGCAGGTTGTACAAGAAGTTGTATCTAAAATAAGTTTTTAA
- a CDS encoding BlaI/MecI/CopY family transcriptional regulator codes for MTISKIPQAELKVMKFIWEKNDTVTSKETIEAMEQKYGWKQTTTLTLLSRLVKKHFLDAEKIDRYTHYTIVVGHKEYLNVETKDFLSNIHDNSLQSLLSALHEDEVIDKNALDLFENHFKNLKDE; via the coding sequence ATGACAATTTCAAAAATACCACAAGCAGAGTTAAAAGTTATGAAGTTTATTTGGGAAAAAAATGATACAGTGACATCAAAAGAAACTATTGAAGCTATGGAACAAAAATATGGATGGAAACAAACAACAACATTGACACTTTTATCAAGACTTGTTAAAAAGCATTTCTTAGATGCAGAAAAAATAGATAGATATACTCATTATACGATAGTTGTTGGACACAAAGAATATTTAAATGTTGAGACAAAAGATTTTTTAAGTAATATACATGATAATTCTTTACAAAGTTTACTTTCAGCGTTACATGAAGATGAAGTTATTGACAAAAATGCATTAGATTTATTTGAAAATCATTTTAAAAATTTAAAGGATGAATAA
- the bcp gene encoding thioredoxin-dependent thiol peroxidase has product MLSIGTKAPEFTLEDKDGNKVSMSDFKGKKVVIYFYPKDNTPGCTRQACAFRNAYEGFKNNDIPVIGISKDSIKSHQRFAEKHELPFILLSDPDLIAIKAFDVWKEKKMYGKTALGVVRATYIVDESGIIEKVFEKAKPDTNAQEILEYLEKQE; this is encoded by the coding sequence ATGTTAAGTATAGGTACAAAAGCACCAGAATTTACATTAGAAGATAAAGATGGAAATAAAGTCAGTATGTCAGATTTTAAGGGGAAAAAAGTAGTAATATATTTTTATCCTAAAGATAATACACCAGGATGCACACGTCAAGCATGTGCCTTTAGAAACGCATATGAAGGATTTAAAAATAATGATATACCAGTTATTGGGATAAGTAAAGATAGTATTAAATCACATCAAAGATTTGCAGAAAAACATGAGCTTCCTTTTATTTTACTTTCTGACCCAGATTTAATTGCTATTAAGGCTTTTGATGTTTGGAAAGAGAAAAAAATGTATGGGAAAACTGCTTTAGGAGTTGTTCGTGCAACTTATATTGTAGATGAAAGTGGAATTATTGAAAAGGTCTTTGAAAAAGCAAAGCCAGATACAAATGCACAAGAGATTCTTGAATACTTGGAAAAACAGGAGTAA
- the ade gene encoding adenine deaminase — protein MSNLKKKCDVASGRDKADIVLKNGIIINVFTEELIVGDIAIVDDTIVGIGKYDGKVEIDCSGKYLSPGFIDAHMHIESTMVMPIELSKKLLKSGTTTVIADPHELVNVKGANAIDFLLESTEEIPLNVYIMLPSSVPATRFETNGIGKFSVKDMDAYINNPRILGLGEVMCFNDVISAEEEILDKLEAFKDKIADGHAPNISGKSLQAYVCAGIKNDHECITFDEVYEKLRAGLKIFIREGSAAKNLEAIIKGLLKYKLPIEEFMFCTDDKHLDDIEKQGHIRWNIKCAIDLGMEPIKAIKIATYNSAKAYGLNRIGAIGAGYKADIVVLNSLENMEVDSVYKNGKLIDEEIFSNYKYKVKDKELLNTVKFKDINREKIQLRSNEKNYVMEIVPYQILTKKLFESIPNKNGYFNPNEEYSKLCVVERHRMTGNISVAPLKGFGIKNGAIATTVAHDSHNIIVAGDNDDDIIVAVNYLRDIQGGYVIVSNGKVLADLSLQVAGLISTLPAEEVQETTDNMLKIARKMGVPKYVDPFITLSFMALPVVPKIRLTDLGLFDVEEFKFI, from the coding sequence ATGAGCAATTTGAAAAAAAAGTGTGATGTAGCAAGTGGAAGAGATAAAGCTGATATTGTACTTAAAAATGGAATAATTATAAATGTATTCACAGAAGAATTAATAGTAGGAGATATAGCAATAGTAGATGATACAATTGTTGGAATCGGCAAATATGATGGGAAAGTAGAGATTGATTGTAGTGGTAAATACTTATCACCTGGTTTTATTGATGCACATATGCATATTGAGTCTACAATGGTAATGCCAATTGAATTATCAAAAAAATTACTAAAGTCAGGCACAACAACTGTTATAGCAGACCCTCATGAATTGGTCAATGTAAAAGGAGCAAATGCAATAGACTTTTTGTTAGAATCAACAGAAGAGATACCTTTAAATGTATATATTATGCTACCATCATCTGTACCTGCAACAAGATTCGAAACTAATGGAATAGGTAAATTTAGTGTAAAAGACATGGATGCTTACATAAATAATCCTAGAATCTTAGGGTTAGGAGAAGTAATGTGTTTTAATGATGTCATATCTGCTGAAGAAGAAATTTTAGATAAATTAGAGGCTTTTAAAGATAAAATTGCAGATGGACATGCACCAAATATAAGTGGAAAGTCACTTCAAGCATATGTATGTGCAGGAATAAAAAATGATCATGAATGTATAACTTTTGATGAAGTGTATGAAAAATTAAGAGCAGGTCTAAAAATTTTTATAAGAGAAGGCAGTGCAGCAAAAAACTTAGAAGCTATAATAAAAGGATTATTAAAATATAAGTTACCAATTGAAGAATTTATGTTTTGTACAGATGACAAGCACTTGGATGATATAGAAAAACAAGGACATATAAGATGGAATATAAAGTGTGCAATCGATTTGGGTATGGAGCCAATTAAAGCTATTAAAATTGCAACTTATAATTCAGCAAAAGCATATGGTCTGAATAGAATTGGAGCAATAGGTGCTGGTTATAAAGCAGATATTGTTGTTCTAAATAGTTTAGAAAATATGGAAGTAGATAGTGTTTATAAAAATGGTAAATTGATAGATGAAGAAATTTTTTCTAATTATAAATATAAAGTTAAGGATAAAGAGTTACTTAATACAGTTAAATTTAAAGATATTAATAGAGAAAAAATACAATTAAGGTCAAATGAAAAAAATTATGTAATGGAAATTGTACCATATCAAATTCTGACAAAAAAATTATTTGAATCTATACCAAACAAAAATGGATATTTCAATCCAAATGAAGAATATTCGAAGCTTTGTGTTGTTGAGAGACACAGGATGACTGGTAATATATCAGTTGCACCATTAAAAGGTTTTGGTATAAAAAATGGAGCAATAGCAACTACTGTAGCTCATGATTCACATAATATCATAGTTGCAGGAGATAATGATGATGATATTATAGTTGCAGTAAATTACTTGAGAGATATACAGGGTGGCTATGTAATTGTATCAAATGGAAAAGTACTTGCTGACCTAAGTCTTCAAGTAGCTGGATTAATTAGTACTCTTCCAGCAGAAGAAGTGCAAGAAACAACTGATAATATGTTAAAAATAGCAAGAAAAATGGGAGTTCCAAAGTATGTAGACCCTTTTATCACGCTTTCATTTATGGCTCTTCCAGTTGTTCCAAAGATAAGACTTACTGATTTGGGTTTGTTTGATGTAGAGGAATTTAAATTTATATAG
- a CDS encoding LytTR family transcriptional regulator DNA-binding domain-containing protein produces the protein MKEECFINIEQEDKRFSINIKEILYIEKQEYESKIYTENGTYDIGENSPSIKRLLKEENFFKCSNSYIVNLDKCEFYLSNNCIFVGNNFIRVLGLDRKKKLEKKLEKLYDYKY, from the coding sequence ATGAAAGAGGAATGTTTTATTAATATTGAACAGGAAGATAAACGTTTTTCAATTAACATTAAGGAAATTTTGTACATAGAAAAGCAAGAGTATGAATCAAAAATTTATACAGAAAATGGAACTTATGATATTGGAGAAAATTCTCCTAGTATAAAAAGATTGCTAAAAGAAGAAAATTTTTTTAAATGCAGCAACAGTTATATTGTAAATTTAGATAAGTGTGAATTTTATCTCAGCAATAATTGTATTTTTGTAGGAAATAATTTTATAAGAGTTTTAGGTTTAGATAGAAAAAAGAAGTTAGAAAAGAAGTTAGAAAAATTATATGATTATAAATATTAA